The Salvelinus alpinus chromosome 21, SLU_Salpinus.1, whole genome shotgun sequence genome has a segment encoding these proteins:
- the LOC139548099 gene encoding CD166 antigen homolog isoform X2: MHFSSCLCTLLVALVYQALACSVAVTNVVREMTGPRCSAVSAMDTVIGLYGETVEVPCNNGAPKPKDLFITKWKYDNGDLLTQLKDQDASVIATDKYKDRVSMAENSSLLIAAASLKDEKTFTCMVVAGADISEYPVKLLIHKAPTGVEITALAAELEIGKPTQLGQCSAPDANPAANITWFKNKKHLVADGKGIIISSKVKVDEVTGLTTTSSTLQYTAEKGDTDALFTCGALNALSSPVSFTVTYPTERVSLHVISKGPLMEGDNVTLKCKADGNPLPTSFNFHIQRKVVKVENSDSYTVTDVTRDSTGEYKCSIIDNAKMEDSKNITINYLDMSLSPSGKVMKSTGESLALNLQTDASGELRVSWTKDNGKLDKIPKFDKLTYSDSGKYEVVVTMGALIKKASFELVVEGIPVIRRLAKQRGEDGQHKVLTCEAEGSPKPTVAWSVNGTSADESPYVNGKISHKLTIVPTVNLTVVCTVSNELGQDTRAINVSTLFEEVRMDKQGSSDDSDTTKLVVGVIVGLLLATVVVGLAYWLYLKKSKQGSWKTGEKEDGSTEESKKLEEKIEEKLEENSQKVEV, translated from the exons CACTGGCATGCAGTGTAGCTGTCACGAACGTtgtcagggaaatgaccggaccaaggtgcagcgcag tgagcGCTATGGATACTGTTATCGGCCTGTATGGAGAGACCGTTGAGGTGCCATGCAACAATGGAGCCCCCAAACCAAAGGACCTGTTCATAACAAAATGGAAATAC GACAATGGAGACCTGCTGACCCAGCTGAAAGACCAGGATGCCTCTGTCATAGCAACCGACAAGTACAAAGACCGTGTCAGCATGGCCGAAAACTCCAGCCTGCTGATTGCTGCAGCATCACTGAAGGACGAGAAGACTTTCACCTGCATGGTGGTGGCTGGGGCTGACATCTCAGAATACCCTGTCAAACTCCTTATCCACA AGGCTCCAACCGGAGTGGAGATCACAGCCCTAGCCGCAGAGCTGGAGATTGGCAAACCAACCCAG CTAGGGCAGTGCAGCGCCCCTGATGCCAACCCAGCTGCCAACATCACATGGTTCAAGAACAAGAAACATCTGGTGGCGGATGGGAAAG GCATTATAATCAGTTCCAAAGTGAAGGTGGACGAAGTCACTGGCCTCACCACCACTTCCTCCACTCTTCAGTACACAGCTGAGAAGGGAGACACAGATGCTCTGTTCACCTGTGGGGCCCTGAACGCATTGTCCTCCCCAGTCTCCTTCACTGTCACCT ACCCCACAGAGAGGGTCAGTCTACATGTCATTTCTAAAGGGCCCCTTATGGAAGGAGACAACGTGACTCTGAAGTGCAAGGCCGACGGGAACCCACTTCCCACCAGCTTCAACTTCCACATTCAG AGAAAGGTGGTGAAGGTGGAGAACTCTGACTCCTACACTGTGACTGATGTCACACGTGACAGCACAGGGGAATACAAGTGTTCTATCATTGACAATGCCAAGATGGAAGACTCCAAGAACATTACCATCAATT ACCTGGATATGAGTTTGAGCCCCTCTGGGAAGGTCATGAAGAGCACCGGCGAAAGCTTGGCTCTGAACCTGCAGACCGATGCGTCTGGAGAACTCAGGGTGTCCTGGACTAAG GACAATGGCAAACTAGACAAAATCCCTAAGTTTGACAAGCTGACCTACTCTGATTCTGGAAAGTATGAGGTTGTGGTCACCATGGGCGCTCTCATCAAGAAAGCCTCTTTCGAGCTGGTCGTTGAAG GTATTCCAGTCATCCGGCGGTTGGCCAAGCAGCGTGGCGAGGACGGCCAGCACAAGGTACTGACCTGCGAGGCTGAGGGCTCCCCCAAACCCACTGTGGCCTGGAGCGTCAACGGCACCTCG GCTGATGAAAGTCCCTACGTCAATGGGAAGATCTCACACAAGCTGACCATTGTGCCTACAGTCAACCTGACCGTTGTCTGCACTGTGTCCAATGAGCTTGGCCAGGACACCAGGGCTATTAACGTGTCGACCT TATTTGAGGAGGTGAGAATGGATAAACAAG GCTCATCAGATGACAGTGACACAACAAAGTTGGTGGTGGGAGTTATTGTTGGTCTGCTCCTGGCCACTGTAGTTGTGGGTCTAGCATACTGGCTGTACCTGAAGAAATCCAA GCAAGGCAGCTGGAAGACTGGTGAGAAGGAGGATGGATCCACTGAGGAGAGCAAGAAACTGGAGGAGAAAATAGAGGAGAAGCTGGAGGAAAACAGCCAGAAAGTTGAGGTGTAA
- the LOC139548099 gene encoding CD166 antigen homolog isoform X1: MHFSSCLCTLLVALVYQALACSVAVTNVVREMTGPRCSAVSAMDTVIGLYGETVEVPCNNGAPKPKDLFITKWKYDNGDLLTQLKDQDASVIATDKYKDRVSMAENSSLLIAAASLKDEKTFTCMVVAGADISEYPVKLLIHKAPTGVEITALAAELEIGKPTQLGQCSAPDANPAANITWFKNKKHLVADGKGIIISSKVKVDEVTGLTTTSSTLQYTAEKGDTDALFTCGALNALSSPVSFTVTYPTERVSLHVISKGPLMEGDNVTLKCKADGNPLPTSFNFHIQRKVVKVENSDSYTVTDVTRDSTGEYKCSIIDNAKMEDSKNITINYLDMSLSPSGKVMKSTGESLALNLQTDASGELRVSWTKDNGKLDKIPKFDKLTYSDSGKYEVVVTMGALIKKASFELVVEAEEAMRLLAGIPVIRRLAKQRGEDGQHKVLTCEAEGSPKPTVAWSVNGTSADESPYVNGKISHKLTIVPTVNLTVVCTVSNELGQDTRAINVSTLFEEVRMDKQGSSDDSDTTKLVVGVIVGLLLATVVVGLAYWLYLKKSKQGSWKTGEKEDGSTEESKKLEEKIEEKLEENSQKVEV, encoded by the exons CACTGGCATGCAGTGTAGCTGTCACGAACGTtgtcagggaaatgaccggaccaaggtgcagcgcag tgagcGCTATGGATACTGTTATCGGCCTGTATGGAGAGACCGTTGAGGTGCCATGCAACAATGGAGCCCCCAAACCAAAGGACCTGTTCATAACAAAATGGAAATAC GACAATGGAGACCTGCTGACCCAGCTGAAAGACCAGGATGCCTCTGTCATAGCAACCGACAAGTACAAAGACCGTGTCAGCATGGCCGAAAACTCCAGCCTGCTGATTGCTGCAGCATCACTGAAGGACGAGAAGACTTTCACCTGCATGGTGGTGGCTGGGGCTGACATCTCAGAATACCCTGTCAAACTCCTTATCCACA AGGCTCCAACCGGAGTGGAGATCACAGCCCTAGCCGCAGAGCTGGAGATTGGCAAACCAACCCAG CTAGGGCAGTGCAGCGCCCCTGATGCCAACCCAGCTGCCAACATCACATGGTTCAAGAACAAGAAACATCTGGTGGCGGATGGGAAAG GCATTATAATCAGTTCCAAAGTGAAGGTGGACGAAGTCACTGGCCTCACCACCACTTCCTCCACTCTTCAGTACACAGCTGAGAAGGGAGACACAGATGCTCTGTTCACCTGTGGGGCCCTGAACGCATTGTCCTCCCCAGTCTCCTTCACTGTCACCT ACCCCACAGAGAGGGTCAGTCTACATGTCATTTCTAAAGGGCCCCTTATGGAAGGAGACAACGTGACTCTGAAGTGCAAGGCCGACGGGAACCCACTTCCCACCAGCTTCAACTTCCACATTCAG AGAAAGGTGGTGAAGGTGGAGAACTCTGACTCCTACACTGTGACTGATGTCACACGTGACAGCACAGGGGAATACAAGTGTTCTATCATTGACAATGCCAAGATGGAAGACTCCAAGAACATTACCATCAATT ACCTGGATATGAGTTTGAGCCCCTCTGGGAAGGTCATGAAGAGCACCGGCGAAAGCTTGGCTCTGAACCTGCAGACCGATGCGTCTGGAGAACTCAGGGTGTCCTGGACTAAG GACAATGGCAAACTAGACAAAATCCCTAAGTTTGACAAGCTGACCTACTCTGATTCTGGAAAGTATGAGGTTGTGGTCACCATGGGCGCTCTCATCAAGAAAGCCTCTTTCGAGCTGGTCGTTGAAG CTGAGGAGGCCATGCGTCTTCTTGCAGGTATTCCAGTCATCCGGCGGTTGGCCAAGCAGCGTGGCGAGGACGGCCAGCACAAGGTACTGACCTGCGAGGCTGAGGGCTCCCCCAAACCCACTGTGGCCTGGAGCGTCAACGGCACCTCG GCTGATGAAAGTCCCTACGTCAATGGGAAGATCTCACACAAGCTGACCATTGTGCCTACAGTCAACCTGACCGTTGTCTGCACTGTGTCCAATGAGCTTGGCCAGGACACCAGGGCTATTAACGTGTCGACCT TATTTGAGGAGGTGAGAATGGATAAACAAG GCTCATCAGATGACAGTGACACAACAAAGTTGGTGGTGGGAGTTATTGTTGGTCTGCTCCTGGCCACTGTAGTTGTGGGTCTAGCATACTGGCTGTACCTGAAGAAATCCAA GCAAGGCAGCTGGAAGACTGGTGAGAAGGAGGATGGATCCACTGAGGAGAGCAAGAAACTGGAGGAGAAAATAGAGGAGAAGCTGGAGGAAAACAGCCAGAAAGTTGAGGTGTAA
- the LOC139548099 gene encoding CD166 antigen homolog isoform X3, with product MHFSSCLCTLLVALVYQALACSVAVTNVVREMTGPRCSAVSAMDTVIGLYGETVEVPCNNGAPKPKDLFITKWKYDNGDLLTQLKDQDASVIATDKYKDRVSMAENSSLLIAAASLKDEKTFTCMVVAGADISEYPVKLLIHKAPTGVEITALAAELEIGKPTQLGQCSAPDANPAANITWFKNKKHLVADGKGIIISSKVKVDEVTGLTTTSSTLQYTAEKGDTDALFTCGALNALSSPVSFTVTYPTERVSLHVISKGPLMEGDNVTLKCKADGNPLPTSFNFHIQRKVVKVENSDSYTVTDVTRDSTGEYKCSIIDNAKMEDSKNITINYLDMSLSPSGKVMKSTGESLALNLQTDASGELRVSWTKDNGKLDKIPKFDKLTYSDSGKYEVVVTMGALIKKASFELVVEAEEAMRLLAGIPVIRRLAKQRGEDGQHKVLTCEAEGSPKPTVAWSVNGTSADESPYVNGKISHKLTIVPTVNLTVVCTVSNELGQDTRAINVSTCSSDDSDTTKLVVGVIVGLLLATVVVGLAYWLYLKKSKQGSWKTGEKEDGSTEESKKLEEKIEEKLEENSQKVEV from the exons CACTGGCATGCAGTGTAGCTGTCACGAACGTtgtcagggaaatgaccggaccaaggtgcagcgcag tgagcGCTATGGATACTGTTATCGGCCTGTATGGAGAGACCGTTGAGGTGCCATGCAACAATGGAGCCCCCAAACCAAAGGACCTGTTCATAACAAAATGGAAATAC GACAATGGAGACCTGCTGACCCAGCTGAAAGACCAGGATGCCTCTGTCATAGCAACCGACAAGTACAAAGACCGTGTCAGCATGGCCGAAAACTCCAGCCTGCTGATTGCTGCAGCATCACTGAAGGACGAGAAGACTTTCACCTGCATGGTGGTGGCTGGGGCTGACATCTCAGAATACCCTGTCAAACTCCTTATCCACA AGGCTCCAACCGGAGTGGAGATCACAGCCCTAGCCGCAGAGCTGGAGATTGGCAAACCAACCCAG CTAGGGCAGTGCAGCGCCCCTGATGCCAACCCAGCTGCCAACATCACATGGTTCAAGAACAAGAAACATCTGGTGGCGGATGGGAAAG GCATTATAATCAGTTCCAAAGTGAAGGTGGACGAAGTCACTGGCCTCACCACCACTTCCTCCACTCTTCAGTACACAGCTGAGAAGGGAGACACAGATGCTCTGTTCACCTGTGGGGCCCTGAACGCATTGTCCTCCCCAGTCTCCTTCACTGTCACCT ACCCCACAGAGAGGGTCAGTCTACATGTCATTTCTAAAGGGCCCCTTATGGAAGGAGACAACGTGACTCTGAAGTGCAAGGCCGACGGGAACCCACTTCCCACCAGCTTCAACTTCCACATTCAG AGAAAGGTGGTGAAGGTGGAGAACTCTGACTCCTACACTGTGACTGATGTCACACGTGACAGCACAGGGGAATACAAGTGTTCTATCATTGACAATGCCAAGATGGAAGACTCCAAGAACATTACCATCAATT ACCTGGATATGAGTTTGAGCCCCTCTGGGAAGGTCATGAAGAGCACCGGCGAAAGCTTGGCTCTGAACCTGCAGACCGATGCGTCTGGAGAACTCAGGGTGTCCTGGACTAAG GACAATGGCAAACTAGACAAAATCCCTAAGTTTGACAAGCTGACCTACTCTGATTCTGGAAAGTATGAGGTTGTGGTCACCATGGGCGCTCTCATCAAGAAAGCCTCTTTCGAGCTGGTCGTTGAAG CTGAGGAGGCCATGCGTCTTCTTGCAGGTATTCCAGTCATCCGGCGGTTGGCCAAGCAGCGTGGCGAGGACGGCCAGCACAAGGTACTGACCTGCGAGGCTGAGGGCTCCCCCAAACCCACTGTGGCCTGGAGCGTCAACGGCACCTCG GCTGATGAAAGTCCCTACGTCAATGGGAAGATCTCACACAAGCTGACCATTGTGCCTACAGTCAACCTGACCGTTGTCTGCACTGTGTCCAATGAGCTTGGCCAGGACACCAGGGCTATTAACGTGTCGACCT GCTCATCAGATGACAGTGACACAACAAAGTTGGTGGTGGGAGTTATTGTTGGTCTGCTCCTGGCCACTGTAGTTGTGGGTCTAGCATACTGGCTGTACCTGAAGAAATCCAA GCAAGGCAGCTGGAAGACTGGTGAGAAGGAGGATGGATCCACTGAGGAGAGCAAGAAACTGGAGGAGAAAATAGAGGAGAAGCTGGAGGAAAACAGCCAGAAAGTTGAGGTGTAA
- the LOC139548099 gene encoding CD166 antigen homolog isoform X4, which yields MHFSSCLCTLLVALVYQALACSVAVTNVVREMTGPRCSAVSAMDTVIGLYGETVEVPCNNGAPKPKDLFITKWKYDNGDLLTQLKDQDASVIATDKYKDRVSMAENSSLLIAAASLKDEKTFTCMVVAGADISEYPVKLLIHKAPTGVEITALAAELEIGKPTQLGQCSAPDANPAANITWFKNKKHLVADGKGIIISSKVKVDEVTGLTTTSSTLQYTAEKGDTDALFTCGALNALSSPVSFTVTYPTERVSLHVISKGPLMEGDNVTLKCKADGNPLPTSFNFHIQRKVVKVENSDSYTVTDVTRDSTGEYKCSIIDNAKMEDSKNITINYLDMSLSPSGKVMKSTGESLALNLQTDASGELRVSWTKDNGKLDKIPKFDKLTYSDSGKYEVVVTMGALIKKASFELVVEGIPVIRRLAKQRGEDGQHKVLTCEAEGSPKPTVAWSVNGTSADESPYVNGKISHKLTIVPTVNLTVVCTVSNELGQDTRAINVSTCSSDDSDTTKLVVGVIVGLLLATVVVGLAYWLYLKKSKQGSWKTGEKEDGSTEESKKLEEKIEEKLEENSQKVEV from the exons CACTGGCATGCAGTGTAGCTGTCACGAACGTtgtcagggaaatgaccggaccaaggtgcagcgcag tgagcGCTATGGATACTGTTATCGGCCTGTATGGAGAGACCGTTGAGGTGCCATGCAACAATGGAGCCCCCAAACCAAAGGACCTGTTCATAACAAAATGGAAATAC GACAATGGAGACCTGCTGACCCAGCTGAAAGACCAGGATGCCTCTGTCATAGCAACCGACAAGTACAAAGACCGTGTCAGCATGGCCGAAAACTCCAGCCTGCTGATTGCTGCAGCATCACTGAAGGACGAGAAGACTTTCACCTGCATGGTGGTGGCTGGGGCTGACATCTCAGAATACCCTGTCAAACTCCTTATCCACA AGGCTCCAACCGGAGTGGAGATCACAGCCCTAGCCGCAGAGCTGGAGATTGGCAAACCAACCCAG CTAGGGCAGTGCAGCGCCCCTGATGCCAACCCAGCTGCCAACATCACATGGTTCAAGAACAAGAAACATCTGGTGGCGGATGGGAAAG GCATTATAATCAGTTCCAAAGTGAAGGTGGACGAAGTCACTGGCCTCACCACCACTTCCTCCACTCTTCAGTACACAGCTGAGAAGGGAGACACAGATGCTCTGTTCACCTGTGGGGCCCTGAACGCATTGTCCTCCCCAGTCTCCTTCACTGTCACCT ACCCCACAGAGAGGGTCAGTCTACATGTCATTTCTAAAGGGCCCCTTATGGAAGGAGACAACGTGACTCTGAAGTGCAAGGCCGACGGGAACCCACTTCCCACCAGCTTCAACTTCCACATTCAG AGAAAGGTGGTGAAGGTGGAGAACTCTGACTCCTACACTGTGACTGATGTCACACGTGACAGCACAGGGGAATACAAGTGTTCTATCATTGACAATGCCAAGATGGAAGACTCCAAGAACATTACCATCAATT ACCTGGATATGAGTTTGAGCCCCTCTGGGAAGGTCATGAAGAGCACCGGCGAAAGCTTGGCTCTGAACCTGCAGACCGATGCGTCTGGAGAACTCAGGGTGTCCTGGACTAAG GACAATGGCAAACTAGACAAAATCCCTAAGTTTGACAAGCTGACCTACTCTGATTCTGGAAAGTATGAGGTTGTGGTCACCATGGGCGCTCTCATCAAGAAAGCCTCTTTCGAGCTGGTCGTTGAAG GTATTCCAGTCATCCGGCGGTTGGCCAAGCAGCGTGGCGAGGACGGCCAGCACAAGGTACTGACCTGCGAGGCTGAGGGCTCCCCCAAACCCACTGTGGCCTGGAGCGTCAACGGCACCTCG GCTGATGAAAGTCCCTACGTCAATGGGAAGATCTCACACAAGCTGACCATTGTGCCTACAGTCAACCTGACCGTTGTCTGCACTGTGTCCAATGAGCTTGGCCAGGACACCAGGGCTATTAACGTGTCGACCT GCTCATCAGATGACAGTGACACAACAAAGTTGGTGGTGGGAGTTATTGTTGGTCTGCTCCTGGCCACTGTAGTTGTGGGTCTAGCATACTGGCTGTACCTGAAGAAATCCAA GCAAGGCAGCTGGAAGACTGGTGAGAAGGAGGATGGATCCACTGAGGAGAGCAAGAAACTGGAGGAGAAAATAGAGGAGAAGCTGGAGGAAAACAGCCAGAAAGTTGAGGTGTAA
- the LOC139548099 gene encoding CD166 antigen homolog A-like isoform X7, whose protein sequence is MTGPRCSAVSAMDTVIGLYGETVEVPCNNGAPKPKDLFITKWKYDNGDLLTQLKDQDASVIATDKYKDRVSMAENSSLLIAAASLKDEKTFTCMVVAGADISEYPVKLLIHKAPTGVEITALAAELEIGKPTQLGQCSAPDANPAANITWFKNKKHLVADGKGIIISSKVKVDEVTGLTTTSSTLQYTAEKGDTDALFTCGALNALSSPVSFTVTYPTERVSLHVISKGPLMEGDNVTLKCKADGNPLPTSFNFHIQRKVVKVENSDSYTVTDVTRDSTGEYKCSIIDNAKMEDSKNITINYLDMSLSPSGKVMKSTGESLALNLQTDASGELRVSWTKDNGKLDKIPKFDKLTYSDSGKYEVVVTMGALIKKASFELVVEAEEAMRLLAGIPVIRRLAKQRGEDGQHKVLTCEAEGSPKPTVAWSVNGTSADESPYVNGKISHKLTIVPTVNLTVVCTVSNELGQDTRAINVSTLFEEVRMDKQGSSDDSDTTKLVVGVIVGLLLATVVVGLAYWLYLKKSKQGSWKTGEKEDGSTEESKKLEEKIEEKLEENSQKVEV, encoded by the exons atgaccggaccaaggtgcagcgcag tgagcGCTATGGATACTGTTATCGGCCTGTATGGAGAGACCGTTGAGGTGCCATGCAACAATGGAGCCCCCAAACCAAAGGACCTGTTCATAACAAAATGGAAATAC GACAATGGAGACCTGCTGACCCAGCTGAAAGACCAGGATGCCTCTGTCATAGCAACCGACAAGTACAAAGACCGTGTCAGCATGGCCGAAAACTCCAGCCTGCTGATTGCTGCAGCATCACTGAAGGACGAGAAGACTTTCACCTGCATGGTGGTGGCTGGGGCTGACATCTCAGAATACCCTGTCAAACTCCTTATCCACA AGGCTCCAACCGGAGTGGAGATCACAGCCCTAGCCGCAGAGCTGGAGATTGGCAAACCAACCCAG CTAGGGCAGTGCAGCGCCCCTGATGCCAACCCAGCTGCCAACATCACATGGTTCAAGAACAAGAAACATCTGGTGGCGGATGGGAAAG GCATTATAATCAGTTCCAAAGTGAAGGTGGACGAAGTCACTGGCCTCACCACCACTTCCTCCACTCTTCAGTACACAGCTGAGAAGGGAGACACAGATGCTCTGTTCACCTGTGGGGCCCTGAACGCATTGTCCTCCCCAGTCTCCTTCACTGTCACCT ACCCCACAGAGAGGGTCAGTCTACATGTCATTTCTAAAGGGCCCCTTATGGAAGGAGACAACGTGACTCTGAAGTGCAAGGCCGACGGGAACCCACTTCCCACCAGCTTCAACTTCCACATTCAG AGAAAGGTGGTGAAGGTGGAGAACTCTGACTCCTACACTGTGACTGATGTCACACGTGACAGCACAGGGGAATACAAGTGTTCTATCATTGACAATGCCAAGATGGAAGACTCCAAGAACATTACCATCAATT ACCTGGATATGAGTTTGAGCCCCTCTGGGAAGGTCATGAAGAGCACCGGCGAAAGCTTGGCTCTGAACCTGCAGACCGATGCGTCTGGAGAACTCAGGGTGTCCTGGACTAAG GACAATGGCAAACTAGACAAAATCCCTAAGTTTGACAAGCTGACCTACTCTGATTCTGGAAAGTATGAGGTTGTGGTCACCATGGGCGCTCTCATCAAGAAAGCCTCTTTCGAGCTGGTCGTTGAAG CTGAGGAGGCCATGCGTCTTCTTGCAGGTATTCCAGTCATCCGGCGGTTGGCCAAGCAGCGTGGCGAGGACGGCCAGCACAAGGTACTGACCTGCGAGGCTGAGGGCTCCCCCAAACCCACTGTGGCCTGGAGCGTCAACGGCACCTCG GCTGATGAAAGTCCCTACGTCAATGGGAAGATCTCACACAAGCTGACCATTGTGCCTACAGTCAACCTGACCGTTGTCTGCACTGTGTCCAATGAGCTTGGCCAGGACACCAGGGCTATTAACGTGTCGACCT TATTTGAGGAGGTGAGAATGGATAAACAAG GCTCATCAGATGACAGTGACACAACAAAGTTGGTGGTGGGAGTTATTGTTGGTCTGCTCCTGGCCACTGTAGTTGTGGGTCTAGCATACTGGCTGTACCTGAAGAAATCCAA GCAAGGCAGCTGGAAGACTGGTGAGAAGGAGGATGGATCCACTGAGGAGAGCAAGAAACTGGAGGAGAAAATAGAGGAGAAGCTGGAGGAAAACAGCCAGAAAGTTGAGGTGTAA
- the LOC139548099 gene encoding CD166 antigen homolog A-like isoform X5, whose translation MHFSSCLCTLLVALVYQVSAMDTVIGLYGETVEVPCNNGAPKPKDLFITKWKYDNGDLLTQLKDQDASVIATDKYKDRVSMAENSSLLIAAASLKDEKTFTCMVVAGADISEYPVKLLIHKAPTGVEITALAAELEIGKPTQLGQCSAPDANPAANITWFKNKKHLVADGKGIIISSKVKVDEVTGLTTTSSTLQYTAEKGDTDALFTCGALNALSSPVSFTVTYPTERVSLHVISKGPLMEGDNVTLKCKADGNPLPTSFNFHIQRKVVKVENSDSYTVTDVTRDSTGEYKCSIIDNAKMEDSKNITINYLDMSLSPSGKVMKSTGESLALNLQTDASGELRVSWTKDNGKLDKIPKFDKLTYSDSGKYEVVVTMGALIKKASFELVVEAEEAMRLLAGIPVIRRLAKQRGEDGQHKVLTCEAEGSPKPTVAWSVNGTSADESPYVNGKISHKLTIVPTVNLTVVCTVSNELGQDTRAINVSTLFEEVRMDKQGSSDDSDTTKLVVGVIVGLLLATVVVGLAYWLYLKKSKQGSWKTGEKEDGSTEESKKLEEKIEEKLEENSQKVEV comes from the exons tgagcGCTATGGATACTGTTATCGGCCTGTATGGAGAGACCGTTGAGGTGCCATGCAACAATGGAGCCCCCAAACCAAAGGACCTGTTCATAACAAAATGGAAATAC GACAATGGAGACCTGCTGACCCAGCTGAAAGACCAGGATGCCTCTGTCATAGCAACCGACAAGTACAAAGACCGTGTCAGCATGGCCGAAAACTCCAGCCTGCTGATTGCTGCAGCATCACTGAAGGACGAGAAGACTTTCACCTGCATGGTGGTGGCTGGGGCTGACATCTCAGAATACCCTGTCAAACTCCTTATCCACA AGGCTCCAACCGGAGTGGAGATCACAGCCCTAGCCGCAGAGCTGGAGATTGGCAAACCAACCCAG CTAGGGCAGTGCAGCGCCCCTGATGCCAACCCAGCTGCCAACATCACATGGTTCAAGAACAAGAAACATCTGGTGGCGGATGGGAAAG GCATTATAATCAGTTCCAAAGTGAAGGTGGACGAAGTCACTGGCCTCACCACCACTTCCTCCACTCTTCAGTACACAGCTGAGAAGGGAGACACAGATGCTCTGTTCACCTGTGGGGCCCTGAACGCATTGTCCTCCCCAGTCTCCTTCACTGTCACCT ACCCCACAGAGAGGGTCAGTCTACATGTCATTTCTAAAGGGCCCCTTATGGAAGGAGACAACGTGACTCTGAAGTGCAAGGCCGACGGGAACCCACTTCCCACCAGCTTCAACTTCCACATTCAG AGAAAGGTGGTGAAGGTGGAGAACTCTGACTCCTACACTGTGACTGATGTCACACGTGACAGCACAGGGGAATACAAGTGTTCTATCATTGACAATGCCAAGATGGAAGACTCCAAGAACATTACCATCAATT ACCTGGATATGAGTTTGAGCCCCTCTGGGAAGGTCATGAAGAGCACCGGCGAAAGCTTGGCTCTGAACCTGCAGACCGATGCGTCTGGAGAACTCAGGGTGTCCTGGACTAAG GACAATGGCAAACTAGACAAAATCCCTAAGTTTGACAAGCTGACCTACTCTGATTCTGGAAAGTATGAGGTTGTGGTCACCATGGGCGCTCTCATCAAGAAAGCCTCTTTCGAGCTGGTCGTTGAAG CTGAGGAGGCCATGCGTCTTCTTGCAGGTATTCCAGTCATCCGGCGGTTGGCCAAGCAGCGTGGCGAGGACGGCCAGCACAAGGTACTGACCTGCGAGGCTGAGGGCTCCCCCAAACCCACTGTGGCCTGGAGCGTCAACGGCACCTCG GCTGATGAAAGTCCCTACGTCAATGGGAAGATCTCACACAAGCTGACCATTGTGCCTACAGTCAACCTGACCGTTGTCTGCACTGTGTCCAATGAGCTTGGCCAGGACACCAGGGCTATTAACGTGTCGACCT TATTTGAGGAGGTGAGAATGGATAAACAAG GCTCATCAGATGACAGTGACACAACAAAGTTGGTGGTGGGAGTTATTGTTGGTCTGCTCCTGGCCACTGTAGTTGTGGGTCTAGCATACTGGCTGTACCTGAAGAAATCCAA GCAAGGCAGCTGGAAGACTGGTGAGAAGGAGGATGGATCCACTGAGGAGAGCAAGAAACTGGAGGAGAAAATAGAGGAGAAGCTGGAGGAAAACAGCCAGAAAGTTGAGGTGTAA